In Nocardia yunnanensis, one DNA window encodes the following:
- a CDS encoding response regulator yields the protein MIRVLIVEDEPKIAAAHRSYVDRLTGFEVVSVTHTGREAISIAKRSQSAGVPVDLVLMDIGLPDMSGLAVAAALAGLRPRPDVIAVTSARDLAMVRAAVSHGVVLYLLKPFTFAAFREKLERYLEYRAALPAGEAAISQQDIDRAFGVLRTPDQRATLPKGIAPQTMDEVSRAVRAAAGGVSAGEAGRAVGVSRVTAWRYLERLAEDGVVERRTDYGRTGRPQVRYVWLR from the coding sequence GTGATCCGGGTGCTGATCGTGGAGGACGAGCCGAAAATCGCTGCGGCACATCGCTCCTATGTAGACCGACTGACCGGCTTCGAAGTCGTGTCGGTGACTCATACAGGCCGCGAAGCGATTTCGATCGCGAAAAGGTCACAATCTGCCGGCGTGCCCGTCGATCTGGTGCTGATGGACATCGGCTTGCCGGATATGAGCGGCCTGGCGGTCGCGGCGGCCCTGGCCGGCCTGCGGCCGCGACCCGACGTCATCGCCGTCACCTCCGCCCGGGATCTGGCCATGGTGCGCGCGGCCGTCTCGCACGGTGTGGTGCTGTATCTGCTGAAGCCGTTCACCTTCGCGGCTTTTCGGGAGAAGCTGGAACGCTATCTGGAATACCGGGCGGCGCTGCCGGCCGGGGAGGCCGCGATCTCGCAGCAGGACATCGACCGGGCCTTCGGGGTGCTGCGCACGCCCGACCAGCGCGCCACCCTGCCGAAAGGCATTGCGCCCCAAACGATGGACGAGGTGTCGCGGGCGGTGCGGGCCGCGGCGGGCGGGGTGTCGGCGGGCGAAGCGGGCCGGGCGGTCGGTGTTTCCAGAGTGACGGCGTGGCGCTACCTGGAGCGTCTCGCCGAAGACGGCGTGGTGGAACGCCGAACCGACTACGGTCGAACCGGTCGGCCACAGGTGCGATATGTGTGGTTGCGCTGA